The Streptomyces rubrogriseus genomic sequence GCATCGGGAAGGGCCGGCCGCGTGCCGCCACCTCCGCCAAGTGCGCCTCGACGGCGGGCAGCGCGGCGCCGTCGACCTCGGTCGGCGGCAGCAGGGTGACGTGCGTGGGGATGCCGTGAGCAGCGGCGTCGCCGAAGCCCGCGCGCAGCTGCTGGAGCTTGCTGCCGTGAGGCTCCGGGACCGCGATCGACACGCCGATCGTTACGGTCCCCACTTCGTCTCCTGTCGTTGTGTGTCCTTCGGACGGACACCCGGATATCGACTGTACGGCCACCGCCGTGCCGTGGGCAGGCGCAACCGGAGTGATGTGCAGCGCTACGGCGGCATGCCGGGGCGCACGGACGGTGCCGGGGGCACCGCGGCGGCGGCACTCCCGGGCGGTGTCGCGGGTCAGTGCTTGGCGGGGAGGAAGCCCACCTCGTCGTACGCCCGGGCGAGGGTCTCGGCGGCGACGCTCCTGGCCTTCTCCGCACCCTTGGCGAGGATCGCGTCGAGCGTCTCCGGGTCGTCCAGGTACTGCCGGGTGCGCTCCCGGAAGGGGGTGACGAACTCCACGACGACGTCGGCGAGGTCCGTCTTCAGCGCGCCGTAGCCCTTGCCCTCGTACTTCCGCTCCAGCTCGGCGATCTCGGCTCCGGTGAGGGTGGAGTAGATCGTCAGGAGGTTGCTGACGCCGGGTTTGTGCTCGCGGTCGAAGCGGACCACGGTGTCGGTGTCCGTGACCGCGCTCTTCACCTTCTTCGCGGTGGCCTTCGGCTCGTCGAGGAGGTTGATCAGGCCCTTCGGGGTGGCCGCCGACTTGCTCATCTTGGCGGTCGGGTCCTGAAGGTCGTAGATCTTCGCCGTCTCCTTGAGGATGTACGCGGTCGGCACGGTGAAGGCGTCGCCGTAGGTCTGGTTGAAGCGGTCCGCGAGGTCGCGGGTCAGCTCCAGGTGCTGGCGCTGGTCCTCGCCGACGGGGACCTGGTCGGCCTGGTACAGCAGGATGTCGGCGACCATCAGCATCGGGTAGGTGAACAGGCCGACGGTGGTGCGGTCGTTGCCCTGCTTGGCGGACTTGTCCTTGAACTGCGTCATCCGGGAGGCCTCGCCGAAGCCGGTGATGCAGTTCATCAGCCAGCCGAGCTGGGCGTGCTCGGGGACGTGGCTCTGCACGAACAGGGTGCAGCGGTCCGGGTCGAGGCCGGCCGCGAGGAGCTGTGCGGCGGCGACGCGGGTGTTCTCGCGCAGTTCCTTCGGGTCCTGCGGGACCGTGATCGCGTGCAGGTCGACGACCATGTAGAACGCGTCGTGGGTGTCCTGCATGTCGACCCACTGGCGGACGGCGCCGAGGTAGTTGCCGAGGTGGAACGAGCCGGAGGTCGGCTGGATACCGGAGAGCACGCGCGGACGACGCTGCATGGCGGAGCCATTCCCCTGAGGGTGGTGGTGGGAGACGGGTGGGCGTTCAGAGGCCATGCTCACCATTCTCTCAGGCCGCGCGGGGCGGTCGGGCACTGGTTCGGAACAGGGAGGCTGCATTCCGGGCCCGGCGGTGTAACAAGGGCGGGGGCCGAGGGCGGGGACGGAGGGGGTACGGCGTGCGGTGGTGGGCGGGGGCGGCGCTGGCCGCGGTGGTGTGGGCGGGGGTGCCGGGGACCGCGGTG encodes the following:
- the trpS gene encoding tryptophan--tRNA ligase, which produces MQRRPRVLSGIQPTSGSFHLGNYLGAVRQWVDMQDTHDAFYMVVDLHAITVPQDPKELRENTRVAAAQLLAAGLDPDRCTLFVQSHVPEHAQLGWLMNCITGFGEASRMTQFKDKSAKQGNDRTTVGLFTYPMLMVADILLYQADQVPVGEDQRQHLELTRDLADRFNQTYGDAFTVPTAYILKETAKIYDLQDPTAKMSKSAATPKGLINLLDEPKATAKKVKSAVTDTDTVVRFDREHKPGVSNLLTIYSTLTGAEIAELERKYEGKGYGALKTDLADVVVEFVTPFRERTRQYLDDPETLDAILAKGAEKARSVAAETLARAYDEVGFLPAKH